A window of Ananas comosus cultivar F153 linkage group 11, ASM154086v1, whole genome shotgun sequence genomic DNA:
gtttatttttaaaaaataaatgaaacggatagtatgctacctttttctctcacaaaaaaatcggtacaaatatatatatatttttttgagagataggtagcacgctattcatttcgtttatttcatttagaaataaatttagctggaaaacaagccctttgtcacttgttctaggaacggtcggtaaaTCGGTACAAATGTTATTGAGGAGTACATGTGAAATAGGTTTGTGCTGAGAGAAATGTTGGCAACTAACTGCCCCTAGTATTTATACAGTAATAAAAAcaagagagtccagctactatccttTTAGAAAGACGGAAATCTTAGTTCTCCGAAATCGTTTTAGATGATAAagatttcgaatcgatgatctaaagtatttataatatctaaaaactaaatttcatacattttaaaatttgttatcaAGTTCATTAAAGagtcgaaaaatgaacggtcaaaaataaataattttgtgaaAGTAGATGTTAAACTCTTTCAATTTATGATTggagttatcaaatattatctaaataatataaaaaaatttgtatccaaaatttaagttgtttggattgttctacgCTTCTAAaaaagcaaacggctcatataggacatcaaaattgtcaattttgtaatcCTTTGAACACtatgtaaaaatttttaaaatttatgaaatttagtttctaaacaatttaaatattctagaccAATTTTAACCATTCCGAtcatgaattcaaaatttttattatctaaaatGATTTAGGAGGACGAAGGTAGCCGTCCTCCTAAAAAGAACAGTAGGTGAATTTTGAAAAAAGGGTTAGACAGTAATAATAGAATGGATGTAAAATATACATCCTATTTTAGGGCATATCTATAGCATTgtaaaaaagggttaatttcatatgtGCCCTTCCTCCAAACTTTAATTACATAGAAAATGCTCTAAAAGTGCCAATATCGAATGCACCTCTCTATTTATTAGAGAATGTGCACCCATGTTTATAATAGTTCATCCAAAATTAAACATGCCCATCATTTTCTACTAATACTTTTTAATAAACTTACAAGATCTTTTGcttaaaaacataataaatacaATCAAATGTATACTTGAtagaaactaattaataaaaataaaattaaactatacaaatagtaaacaaaaaaaaaaatcatactaatTTAGATAAGATAGAAAATAGATTCTTAAAAAAGTGTAATatatctttagttttaattaagATCAACATGAGatcaatataatattaaatttaaaatataagaaacTCAAGTGTGGACACAAAAAAGGTATTCATAAACTACTTACTAGCCCCTTATATACtacaaaattatttacaatTGGGTATACTTAAGagcaattagtttaaatttcttaattaaTCTGACGGGGGGCTTTTTTAATATGATTCATTAATTTTATGGTGGCACAAATAATTTTGACTATTTTGAAGGggtaaatataatattttataattttagtaatTTACAGCGTCGGTGAgctcattttgttctttttttttttgaggatttTAAGTGCCAAACTATTAAGCTTTTACCACTTGTGTAAGAAATTAATGGTCGATGAGGTATGATAATTCTCATTTGGCAAATTTGTGATTCACGTTCAAATGAGCCCTAATTATGGAGCGAATGCCATGTTCGAACTGCCAATGTGGTGGATAACATCTCTAGTTAAAAAATAGTAGACTAATTCAAtggatcaaaaaaatttaaaaaataatttataataatatttttacattgAGTGGATTGGATTCATTAAAATTAGATCATGTTAATTTAACTAATATTAATTATGTATCGATATTAAAATTAGCTAATAACACGTTGGCCTAGCACGCAATACGATGGATATCCTGCAAGATAAGCCGTGGTTGTAGCCCAATGGCATCTGTACTCTTCAGCCCCTTTGGCCCTTATATGAgttttcagaaaaataatttttaaatattctttaaCATGATATGAGTGcaagaaatttttattaaacgTCTAATTCAATTCTTAGCTAATTTTCTCGCATTTAGATAAGTTAGCATAGTCTTAATTGCAGACGTGTagaaaagtacaaaaatatgtaacatatataCCGTTCTTAAGGAGTCTAAACTTTTGAAAAACGAATagttttttccctttttcaatgacaaatatttttcttttatttttggctagTTCTCATCTAATAATTCATACTTTAAATGTGCTACCttgtacacacacacaaacgAGAGATTCTTTTGGCTAGAATTGTCTTACGCTACTAGCGTATTAGTGTATTCATGAACAGAATTcaataatttaaacttaaaaagtttaaaattagacTAATAAAACATATAAGATTTACTCTATGTGAGGATCAGtatataaaagttaataaaGTTTTAGAATCTATTGTATaggtgttaaatataaataccatgttaaatataaataccaAAACGTAAAAAAAcatttcataaaattaaattcGGGCCTAATTTCACCCGTCCCGTTATCATAGCCGGAACCGTCCTCCTATTTAGAAGTAGTATAGGGTACGGCACTTCTATTCTCTCGGATTCATCAAAATATTCTAGTTGCCTGGTCATATGCATTGAGGCTCCTGTGTCCAGTATCTAATCCACAATATCGTTATGAGTGAAATTCCTACACGATATTTGTTCCGTCGATCTTTTTTGATGATTCAAGGGCGCTTAAAGCTGTTGATATTGTTTGTTTAGGAAGCTGGAGGCCATTTGGGTTAAACTCCAGAGCGGATCCGTAGCTTGAGCCGAAGGGGCAGTCACAAATACAAACAAGTAAATCGAAAGCTGAAAAGTCCAAAGGacaagtactatgcggttaaAAAAATCGGGGCTTGAATACTAAGTaagatatcaatatatatagctaggtaCTTGGCCGTTTAGTGGTCGAAGAAGCCTACAGGAAAGATAAAAAGAGATGAAGCGGAGAATGACACGGACCTCATGTTTCTTGATTATGGTAGATATGTAATAGACAAGCAATTCAACACAACGAGTCTCTTATTTGAGAACTGAGTTTACGTTCCAACTCATCATAACCTTCTAACAAAGGGTATTATTATTGATGAAGTTAAGCATATAAAAGCAGCATGCATAGCTATTCATAACGGAGGTTGAAGGACTCCTCCTGGTCCTCCAAATTGGAACGTGTATCCGTCGTCGCCGCCGAAGTTCTTGGGCGTAGAGAGACCGTACAGAGATGGGGCATCGTGATAGTGGTAAGCAGTAGTAGTCGGTGGATGGCTGTTCGCGGATCCATCGAAGAAGCCAATTTGTTTGAACTCGCAAGCGCTTCTCCATCTGTCAGGATAAGCGCCGTTGCCCATGGGCGGGCTCGAAAGCTCGCTCGGCGGCGTGTGGACGATTCCGCCCATCTCGATTTGGTTGGAATCTGCCATGTTGTTGAAGATTTCCTTCGGAAAATACCCTACTGTTTCATCTGAAGTCAGCACgtaccaatttaaatttgatggatcCTAGCATGAAATGGAGATGTAACAACAGTTAGCTAGCAATCTTCTTCAAAGTATAATAAGTAGGCAGAGCAGTAAAGGACATCAagattcaaaatagaaaaaaaaagtggtgGAAAACAGTATCAACAAAAAATGTTAGTTCACATGATTAGAGTTTTTTGCGTACTCACATGCTCTGGAATACTTGTAACGCTAGGTGGGCTAACGTGAGGAAAAGGGCACTATCGACCATAGTTGTCGTCTGGTAGGCTATCTGGTTGGAACGGAACAGAAAAATTTTCGAGGATAAGAAAAGCTCACTTAGTCAACTAGTGAAGGACGTTCGCTCTTCTAGGAGCAATTGGGATCTACATTacatctagttttttttttttttttcaccttcttaatgaatgaaacagtaATATGCtacctttcctcaaaaaaaaaaaaaaaagttttttgcgTACTCTCAGAACTCTTAGTCTGATAGCTCCTCGCCCTGGCTGAAGAATATTGCCTGGGAAAAATTTCTGACTGACTTGTACATATCCCGGGCACAGTTGATTGTTGCAACCTGTCTTCTGATAACCATCTGACTGGCACAAATGCAAACACCACATGAGATAGATATTTCCGCTGTTGGGAGGACTCGGCAAAGAAATTACAGTAAGgattgtgaaacaaccgttgtactctaaaagcttaacctgttagagaacggtatctatatatttttatatttaacaaggaTCTGGCAACTTACAGTCCAATAAACGAAGAAACGAGTAAGGTTATCACCATTGAGTTTGTAGTCTACCTGAAATAGAAGATGTTAAAGAAGTTTGAAGCATGAAACCAATTTACTAAGCAagtcaaatttagatttaaataaaGTACCACAGGGACTGCTTTAATCTCTAAGTACttcctctctttccttttttttcaattctaaatttgaagtGAATTCACTGATATTTTCTCTGATTTGCTGTGGCAAAATGACTTCACACGAAGCTCTCAGATCATATATGACAATTACATGGgtcattagaaaaaaaaacaaaacaaaacaaaaattctacATTGAGAGAACCAACACGAAAATCACAAATTATTTTGTCAGCCTCAACACATCTGCAGGTGATGCAATTTGGTTTAAAGCATTTACTGCATGAAAAAGGGTTGGTGTAACGGTGCGACAGTTCAAATTGTTTAGACGAAAGGGATTTCTACGTGTTTCCTTTTTTGGGTAGAAAATTGATACATGTTCATCTGGAATTATTAAACCACCCAATTGACAAACATACTAGAAACATTGCGTATATATGTCTCTTGCTACTTTTTCGTCTGCATTTTTCCTTATAGGAAGTTAGACAATTTTAAATTCTTCCTACATCACAtgagaaattcaaatttttagttgAAGATGCTTCTTAGCTATCGTGTGATCAAGCTAAAGCATGCATTCGCTCAGTGCAGAGGAAGTGGACTCACATTCCATCCAACTTGGATGGTGTTTATGTAATCCTCAGGACCACCATCTCCTTTCTCAAGGATTATTTGTGCCGAGGATGATTGATCATCTAAGACCCCTGGAAGATTGTACACATCCATAAGAGCCTCTGCACCGTAGAACCTCAGCGAATCGCCAAACCAGCCGAAGATCGCATACTTGTGAGCCAAATAATATGTCAAGATCAGTAacagatataaaaataataataataataaagaaagaaagcaagaagaAGCAAATACAAGACTAACCAGAAAAAATTAACAAAGCCGTGGTTGTACAAACTACAGATATAGCTTGCCAATTACACGCCATGCTGAATATGGTGTAGAGTTAAAACAACTAATGATGGAATGTTTGAATTTCGATGTCTACGTGGTTTTCGCTTGCCTGCACACAGACGCACTTTATGCGTGCAGACAAATCGATGCAAATCAGCGTAGCTCTGCAAGGGATAAATGTCTTACATGATTTCCGGCACGGCTGTTTGACTGTACATGATTTGATCTTTTAAGTTGAAGGTGTTGAGCATACTTTTTTGCTCTTATCAAGTCTTCTTTCCGAGTACGCCTTATAGGAACATACCCTTCTGGGCAACTTTCCTTTACGCCAAGCTCATGCTTTCCTTTTCCTGACGGTCCACTGACCGCATTCTTAATAGCTGAACTTGGTCGCAGCTGTTCTCGCAAGCATAATATTTGAGTTAAAGATACAAATATTTGTAGCAATTAAGTGAAATTATCTCCATAGATAAACACAAAATTTGATGtgccaaaattatatttaagtcACAATTTAATGGCTCATTTACGCAATGCTAAAAGTGAGAGAAATAGAATTGAGAAGTGCTGGGGGCCACAGAGTTGCTGAGAAGTGTCAATGAATACCaatttgactctttttttttggtttaataataaatatctgCTGGAACTAGAGAGTAGAATATACTTATACACATCACCTGAAGCGTGTGATTTTTTAAGAGAGGATGATCAAAAGCCGGTTGTTTATAGATGTCAACACAATCAATAATATCCCCGTTTGCAACCTGCATTTCAAAAGATACAAATCGATTAGGCAATGTCTAATAACTGCTGGGAAATTGGCATCCAACGGCCATAAAAGGAGATGTATATATTGAACAGTAACAAATGTTATGCTGCAGCAATCCTAAACAACTAATCCGGAAGAAACTAGGCTCCTTCTTGCTGACTATTTATTAAAAGAAATTCACCgttgtttcctttttttaagGTTGTAGATGTATCTTGATCAAAACAAATATCACCACAACCTACCTAAAACATAAACTTCTGCAGAAAGGGTTGATCCTGAAGTTTACATTTTATCTTCAGTTGGTGTATCATCAAAAGTGCCTGTTTGTTATGCAGAAGAATGTCTTATAAACTCAATTGTCAAAATCAACTCTTTAAGTATGTAATTGAAAAACGTAATCAACCTTACAAGGACTAAATCTATCATAAAACCGGCTAGGTTATATTATGGTTTTAAGTTTACATTTTATCTTCTGAAGACCTTTGATTACTCGAGTCCAGATCATCAATTGACTGTATACAAATCGCCAAATGCATTTTTCGCTAAATGTGATGTGTTCTATTCAGCAACTACAGAAACATTTTCTTAGTCTGCAATTTCATGTTTAAAACATCCATTTGTAAGAAATGGCAGCAATGATGCTATGCTACTTAAAAGATCAATATTATGGGAAAGCAGTTCAGAAATAATCTCAACATAAAGATGGCTATGTATTTACCTTAAAGGATTTAACATAGGGTTTGTTGAGGATCTTCAATTGTGTCTCTAATTTTGCGTCTTCTTCCTCCGTCAGACGCCATCGTTTTGCTTCGATGCAGCTAATCCAAAGAAGATCACAGATCATCAGAGATAGTAATGCGGCCTTAACACTGCTGAAGTCCATTTGGTGTCGATACAATGCTTTCATCAGAGAACAGAAACTCTTATGTCTATATATACAAATCTTGTTTAACACTGGATATTAGTAGATCCTCCAAACTTTCTTTGATTGGGGCATCACTAGATGAGGAAAGAAATCAACACCTGCCTTAGAAGACTCGTGCAGAGATATATTTGTTTTGAAGAAGATGCAGAGAGGTGCATGTTTGAGCAATGAATAACAACTATACACACAATAAGTTTTCAAATTCAACCAGGCCTTGTATTGCAAGTTATAAATCACTCTTTTGGACAATATGGTGTCATCATACCAAATTTTTGGCTCCTTCTGTTTTTAAGCTTgcattacctttttttttttccttttatcaaATGGCCTGTAGGCACACCAAGTCGaatttcattcattaagaaaaataaaatttatggtagtaacatgaatatatatatatatatagagagagagagagagagagtccggctggtatactatcgatagcaccaagcaccaAGCACTGGATGCTACCgaattttccaccgttagattgaACACTTTGACTATTTTACCCgtttgattatactattcaaccgaCAACTTAATTACTCAACCCTgaagggcccacatcatcctaatcgtacatttcttcatctaagggccaaaaacctaatagcaccgaTAGCTTGATGGTATTAATAGTCTttcagtctaattctatatatataatagtacgACAgttccaatactcataatagtatagtagccacgacctatatatatatatatatatatatataatctcatGTTAAGGATAGATTTAGATTTTGTGAGCCTTCAAGTAGGTTCTGACGGAAGAGACTTCTGCAAGTCCGATGATGGCTTAAgggatttttttcattttaactctttaaaaattaataattggctaaataatcttgtaaaaaatttattttttttttttttgagaaataggtagcttgctacctgcttcgtaaaaaatttatttgttgcaATAATTCTATTTTATCCTACTTAGTATTGgaacataaaaataatta
This region includes:
- the LOC109717181 gene encoding uncharacterized protein LOC109717181, with amino-acid sequence MKALYRHQMDFSSVKAALLSLMICDLLWISCIEAKRWRLTEEEDAKLETQLKILNKPYVKSFKVANGDIIDCVDIYKQPAFDHPLLKNHTLQLRPSSAIKNAVSGPSGKGKHELGVKESCPEGYVPIRRTRKEDLIRAKKYAQHLQLKRSNHVQSNSRAGNHYAIFGWFGDSLRFYGAEALMDVYNLPGVLDDQSSSAQIILEKGDGGPEDYINTIQVGWNVDYKLNGDNLTRFFVYWTSDGYQKTGCNNQLCPGYVQVSQKFFPGNILQPGRGAIRLRVLRDPSNLNWYVLTSDETVGYFPKEIFNNMADSNQIEMGGIVHTPPSELSSPPMGNGAYPDRWRSACEFKQIGFFDGSANSHPPTTTAYHYHDAPSLYGLSTPKNFGGDDGYTFQFGGPGGVLQPPL